A genomic segment from Rubrobacter tropicus encodes:
- a CDS encoding VOC family protein, with amino-acid sequence MLTRLDHLVILVQDLDRATEDYERLGFRVIPGGEHADGLTRNALVPFGDGTYLELVAFIDPEDDQDNVWGWREFLPHEGLIDYCAASDGLPEDVRRLRDLGFEVDGPHEGGRRLPDGRKILWRSASFAQGERVLPFMIEDLTPRETRVPTGPDTSHPNGATGIRRLEIAASDAQEATKNLAALAAVEPEHLKLGACELFPVDMCTEQGPGPVAVELSTAPSENIGALDRSLAHGVRFTLSPEADS; translated from the coding sequence GTGTTGACCCGGCTTGACCATCTGGTGATCCTCGTCCAGGACCTGGACAGGGCCACCGAAGATTACGAACGTCTAGGCTTCAGGGTCATACCCGGCGGAGAGCACGCCGACGGCCTCACCCGCAACGCCCTCGTGCCGTTCGGCGACGGCACCTACCTCGAGCTGGTCGCCTTCATAGATCCCGAAGACGACCAGGACAACGTCTGGGGCTGGCGGGAGTTCCTGCCCCACGAGGGCCTCATCGATTACTGCGCCGCCTCGGACGGGCTGCCTGAAGACGTCCGGCGGCTCCGGGACCTCGGCTTCGAGGTTGACGGCCCGCACGAAGGCGGCAGGAGGCTGCCCGACGGGCGGAAGATCCTGTGGCGCAGCGCCAGCTTCGCGCAGGGCGAGAGGGTCCTGCCGTTCATGATCGAAGACCTCACGCCAAGAGAGACGCGCGTCCCAACCGGACCCGACACCTCCCACCCGAACGGCGCGACCGGCATCCGGAGGTTGGAGATTGCCGCGTCCGATGCGCAGGAAGCCACCAAAAACCTCGCCGCCCTGGCGGCGGTCGAACCGGAGCATCTCAAGCTCGGAGCCTGCGAACTCTTCCCGGTGGACATGTGCACAGAGCAGGGGCCCGGCCCGGTGGCGGTAGAACTTTCGACGGCCCCATCCGAGAACATCGGGGCGTTGGACCGGAGCCTCGCCCACGGCGTCCGGTTCACGCTCTCCCCAGAAGCTGATAGCTGA
- a CDS encoding SDR family NAD(P)-dependent oxidoreductase produces the protein MAGRLDGRVAIVTGGGGGLAEGICGRLSRSGAAVVCADVSLEKAGRVAGLVSEGGGRSLAVEVDVSDKGSVEGVVERVVEEFGGVDVLVNNAAIYPRRAWTEIEEEEWDRVMAVNLKGYFLCARAVYPHMKERGGSIVNVSSITFFVGWTLLMDYVASKGGIVGFTRTLAREIGPDGINVNAIAPGAFPTDAEKIHPDQEGYNRWVLEQQSIKRRGTPDDVGNLVAFLASEEASFISGQTIGIDGGWMMR, from the coding sequence TTGGCGGGTCGTTTGGATGGTCGGGTTGCTATCGTTACGGGCGGGGGCGGGGGGCTCGCCGAGGGTATCTGTGGGAGGTTGTCGAGGAGCGGCGCGGCCGTCGTTTGCGCCGACGTCTCGCTCGAGAAGGCCGGACGGGTCGCCGGGCTGGTGTCGGAGGGGGGTGGACGGTCTCTCGCGGTCGAGGTGGACGTTTCGGACAAAGGGTCCGTAGAAGGTGTGGTTGAGCGGGTGGTCGAGGAGTTTGGCGGGGTGGACGTTCTCGTGAACAACGCCGCGATCTACCCCCGCAGGGCGTGGACGGAGATCGAGGAAGAAGAGTGGGATCGGGTGATGGCCGTGAACCTCAAGGGCTACTTTCTCTGCGCCAGGGCCGTCTATCCGCACATGAAGGAACGGGGCGGGAGCATCGTCAACGTCTCCTCGATCACGTTCTTCGTCGGGTGGACGCTCCTGATGGACTACGTCGCCTCGAAGGGGGGCATCGTCGGGTTCACGCGCACGCTGGCGCGGGAGATCGGGCCTGACGGGATCAACGTCAACGCCATAGCCCCCGGCGCCTTCCCCACGGACGCCGAGAAGATCCACCCGGATCAGGAGGGCTACAACCGCTGGGTCCTCGAACAGCAGTCCATCAAACGCCGCGGCACGCCCGACGACGTTGGCAACCTCGTCGCCTTTCTCGCCTCGGAGGAGGCCTCCTTTATCTCAGGCCAGACCATCGGCATCGACGGCGGCTGGATGATGCGCTGA
- a CDS encoding aldose 1-epimerase family protein: MPDLFGERLGRGDLMRRIGRLDQAAGVRLVSLGDGAERGVRLLEFQTGTGFSFDVVVDRALDIGRCEMGGRPLGWLSPVGFAGPWFDEPEGLGFLRNWGGGLLTTAGLDHALFMAEDTAEHFHYPPKETESYGLHGRVSNLPARLLGYGERWEGDECFLWAEGEVRQAAVFGENLALRRRVEAKVGESRLRIHDEVENAGFDPTPHMYLYHVNVGWPVVDEGSELLAPARGVSPRGDYQAEGYERFHGPQRGYVERVFEHDLAAEQGGTVPVGVVNRRSGLGFYEVYRRDQLPHHFVWRMLGEGTYVVGVEPSTNRTAGRLDARERGELIELSPGEGRTYDLELGALDGNEEINRFARRVEALRPG; encoded by the coding sequence ATGCCCGACCTCTTCGGAGAGCGCCTCGGACGCGGGGACCTGATGCGCCGCATCGGCAGGTTGGATCAGGCAGCCGGCGTCAGGCTCGTCTCTTTGGGCGACGGCGCCGAGCGCGGCGTCAGGCTGCTGGAGTTCCAGACCGGTACGGGCTTCTCCTTCGACGTGGTCGTCGACCGCGCCCTGGATATCGGGCGCTGCGAGATGGGCGGGCGCCCTTTGGGCTGGCTCTCGCCGGTGGGCTTCGCAGGTCCCTGGTTCGACGAGCCGGAGGGTCTGGGTTTCCTCCGCAACTGGGGCGGCGGCCTGCTCACGACCGCGGGCCTCGACCACGCCCTGTTCATGGCCGAGGACACCGCCGAACACTTCCACTACCCGCCGAAAGAGACGGAGAGCTACGGCCTGCACGGGCGCGTCTCGAACCTTCCGGCCAGGCTCCTCGGCTACGGGGAGCGGTGGGAGGGAGACGAGTGCTTCCTCTGGGCCGAGGGCGAGGTGCGCCAGGCCGCGGTCTTCGGCGAGAACCTCGCGCTGCGGCGGCGCGTCGAGGCCAAGGTAGGGGAATCGCGCCTCAGGATCCACGACGAGGTCGAGAACGCGGGCTTCGACCCGACGCCCCACATGTACCTCTACCACGTAAACGTCGGCTGGCCCGTCGTCGACGAGGGCTCCGAACTCCTTGCCCCGGCGCGCGGCGTCTCCCCCCGCGGCGACTACCAGGCCGAGGGCTACGAAAGGTTCCACGGTCCCCAAAGGGGTTACGTCGAGCGGGTCTTCGAGCACGACCTCGCCGCCGAACAAGGCGGGACCGTGCCTGTCGGAGTCGTCAATCGTAGATCTGGCCTCGGCTTCTACGAGGTCTACAGGCGCGACCAGCTACCCCACCACTTCGTCTGGCGGATGCTCGGGGAAGGAACCTACGTAGTCGGCGTCGAGCCGAGCACCAACCGCACCGCCGGGCGCCTGGACGCGAGGGAGCGGGGGGAGCTGATCGAACTCTCCCCCGGAGAGGGTCGCACCTACGACCTGGAACTCGGCGCCCTCGACGGAAACGAAGAGATAAACCGCTTCGCACGGCGCGTTGAAGCCCTGCGCCCGGGATAG
- a CDS encoding amidohydrolase family protein — translation MAETVDRTHERKERLEDILVVDCDVHVSETPGKLAPYCDMPWRVSLEHIEKNEPVRYLDIPGFSPGNAAYEARFPTGHEATRGVDTPAQMRRELDAIHVDIGILFPDHLLKLPVITQSDYAAAIARAYNAWLLEEWCSVENGLLGCILACPHDPADAAREIRKYSKEPGMVGVYLPCAGLDPLWGHRMYDPIFEAAEEADLPVLLHSVTVIHPVFPFNTHGFETEFGRHICSHTFSMMANLVHMVTTGVPVRYPNLRIAFTEAGISWVPFLMYKMDKEYVERRREVPFLTEKPSHYLKKMYFATQPVEEPEDLGDLVKLMDLYDGEDTTIFASDWPHHDFDHPMKVHQVPFTNEVRRKVFGDNALRLFNIDARGNRLNP, via the coding sequence GTGGCGGAGACGGTAGACCGAACTCACGAACGCAAGGAAAGACTCGAGGACATCCTCGTCGTCGACTGCGACGTCCACGTCAGCGAGACGCCGGGCAAGCTCGCTCCCTACTGCGACATGCCCTGGCGGGTCTCCCTGGAGCATATCGAGAAGAACGAGCCCGTACGCTACCTGGACATCCCCGGCTTCTCTCCCGGAAACGCCGCCTACGAGGCCCGCTTCCCGACGGGCCACGAGGCCACCCGCGGCGTCGACACGCCCGCCCAGATGCGCCGCGAGCTCGACGCCATCCACGTGGACATCGGCATCCTCTTCCCCGACCACCTCCTCAAGCTGCCCGTCATCACCCAGTCGGACTACGCCGCCGCGATCGCCCGCGCGTACAACGCCTGGCTTCTCGAAGAGTGGTGCTCCGTCGAGAACGGCCTCCTCGGCTGCATCCTCGCCTGCCCCCACGACCCGGCCGACGCGGCGCGCGAGATCCGGAAGTACTCGAAAGAACCCGGCATGGTCGGCGTCTACCTGCCGTGCGCCGGCCTCGACCCCTTGTGGGGACACCGGATGTACGACCCCATCTTCGAGGCCGCGGAGGAGGCGGACCTGCCGGTCTTGCTGCACAGCGTCACCGTCATACATCCCGTCTTCCCCTTCAACACCCACGGCTTCGAGACGGAGTTCGGGCGGCACATCTGCAGCCACACCTTCTCCATGATGGCGAACCTCGTCCACATGGTCACCACAGGCGTCCCCGTCCGCTACCCGAACCTGCGCATCGCCTTCACCGAGGCCGGCATCTCCTGGGTGCCTTTCCTGATGTACAAAATGGACAAAGAGTACGTCGAGCGTCGCCGCGAGGTCCCTTTCCTGACCGAGAAGCCGAGCCACTACCTCAAGAAGATGTACTTCGCCACCCAGCCCGTCGAGGAGCCCGAGGACCTCGGGGACCTGGTGAAGTTGATGGACCTCTACGACGGCGAGGACACGACCATCTTTGCTTCCGACTGGCCCCACCACGACTTCGACCACCCCATGAAGGTCCACCAGGTCCCGTTCACGAACGAGGTCCGCCGCAAGGTCTTCGGCGACAACGCCTTGCGGCTCTTCAACATCGACGCGAGAGGGAACCGGCTCAACCCGTGA
- a CDS encoding cupin domain-containing protein yields MEGAVDLGGISAGARGTGTVWTEREGRDLNANLVRFPQGEGVGEHVNGEVDVLFVGVSGSGVVGVDGREHALEAGVLVLVPRGARRSTRSTSESFSYLTVHRRRGPVRLRAGRDGPNA; encoded by the coding sequence ATGGAAGGGGCTGTGGACCTTGGGGGGATCTCGGCTGGCGCCCGGGGGACGGGAACCGTGTGGACGGAGCGGGAGGGACGGGACTTGAACGCCAACCTGGTCCGTTTCCCCCAAGGAGAAGGCGTCGGGGAGCACGTAAACGGTGAGGTGGACGTCCTCTTCGTTGGCGTGTCCGGCTCCGGGGTCGTGGGGGTGGACGGCAGGGAGCACGCGCTGGAAGCTGGGGTCCTCGTCCTCGTTCCCAGGGGAGCCCGGCGGTCCACCCGAAGCACCTCGGAGAGTTTCTCCTACCTGACCGTACACAGGAGAAGGGGGCCGGTGCGCCTCCGCGCCGGCCGGGATGGGCCGAACGCGTGA
- the fghA gene encoding S-formylglutathione hydrolase, producing the protein MNLNTLGGHACFGGTVSFHEHHSSACDGEMRFAVYTPPQAADGPVPVLYYLAGLTCTEETFMIKGGAQRLAAEHGLMLVAPDTSPRDANIPGEDDDWDFGTGAGFYVDATEEPWSRHYGMYSYVTRELPSVVEENFPAGPDARGVFGHSMGGHGALVCALKNPDFFRSVSAFAPVSAPTRVPWGEKAFSGYLGGDREAWKAYDASELVREHPFPDGRNILVDQGLSDQFLEEQLLPEALEEACAESGQPLTLNRREGYDHSYYAISTFMEEHIRHHSAALNRA; encoded by the coding sequence ATGAACCTCAACACCCTGGGCGGGCACGCGTGTTTCGGCGGAACCGTCTCGTTTCACGAGCATCACTCCTCCGCCTGCGACGGCGAGATGCGCTTCGCCGTCTACACGCCCCCCCAGGCGGCGGACGGGCCTGTGCCCGTCCTCTACTACCTGGCCGGCCTGACCTGCACGGAGGAGACCTTCATGATCAAGGGTGGGGCCCAGCGCCTCGCCGCCGAGCACGGCCTGATGCTGGTCGCGCCCGACACCAGCCCCCGCGACGCCAACATACCCGGCGAAGACGACGACTGGGACTTCGGCACCGGCGCGGGCTTCTACGTGGACGCCACGGAAGAGCCCTGGTCCCGCCACTACGGGATGTACTCCTACGTCACGAGGGAGCTGCCGTCCGTCGTAGAAGAGAACTTTCCCGCAGGCCCCGATGCCCGCGGCGTCTTCGGCCACTCGATGGGCGGCCACGGCGCCCTCGTCTGCGCCCTCAAGAACCCCGATTTTTTCCGCTCGGTCTCGGCCTTCGCCCCCGTCTCGGCCCCGACCCGCGTCCCCTGGGGCGAGAAGGCCTTCTCGGGCTACCTCGGAGGGGACAGGGAGGCCTGGAAGGCCTACGACGCGAGCGAGCTCGTGCGCGAGCACCCCTTCCCCGACGGACGGAACATCCTCGTGGACCAGGGCCTCTCGGACCAGTTCCTCGAAGAGCAGCTCCTGCCCGAAGCCCTGGAAGAGGCCTGCGCCGAGTCCGGGCAGCCGCTAACCCTGAACCGCCGCGAGGGCTACGACCACTCGTACTACGCGATCTCGACCTTTATGGAGGAACACATCCGCCACCACTCAGCGGCCCTGAACCGCGCCTGA
- a CDS encoding S-(hydroxymethyl)glutathione dehydrogenase/class III alcohol dehydrogenase, producing the protein MEVRAAVAFGAERPLSIETVDLEGPKEGEVLVEVKATGVCHTDAYTLSGADPEGLFPTVMGHEGAGVVVGVGPGVKSLKEGDHVIPLYTPECRECEYCLNPKTNLCQAIRTTQGRGVMPDGTSRLSLNGDPLYHYMGTSTFANHTVLPEIAAAKIREDAPFESVCYIGCGVTTGIGAVVYTAGVEPGSNVVVFGLGGIGLNVVQGARMVGADKIVGVDLNPAKKAVAERYGMTHFVNPNEVEGDLVPYLVDLTGGGADYSFECIGNVNVMRQALECAHKGWGQSVIIGVAGSGEEISTRPFQLVTGRTWKGSAFGGARGRTDVPKIVDWYMEGKIEVDSMITHTMPLKEINTAFDLMHSGESIRSVVTF; encoded by the coding sequence ATGGAAGTAAGAGCAGCAGTCGCCTTCGGGGCGGAGAGACCGTTGAGCATAGAGACCGTCGATTTGGAAGGCCCGAAAGAGGGCGAGGTACTCGTGGAGGTGAAGGCGACAGGGGTGTGCCACACGGACGCCTACACGCTCTCCGGCGCCGACCCCGAGGGGCTCTTCCCCACCGTGATGGGCCACGAAGGGGCGGGGGTCGTGGTGGGGGTGGGACCCGGCGTGAAGAGCCTGAAAGAAGGCGACCACGTCATCCCGCTCTACACGCCGGAGTGCCGGGAGTGCGAGTACTGCCTGAACCCGAAGACGAACCTGTGCCAAGCCATCAGGACGACCCAGGGACGCGGGGTCATGCCAGACGGGACGAGCCGGCTCTCGCTGAACGGAGATCCCCTCTACCATTACATGGGCACCTCGACGTTCGCCAACCACACCGTGCTGCCCGAGATCGCGGCGGCCAAGATCCGCGAGGACGCCCCCTTCGAGTCGGTCTGCTACATCGGCTGCGGCGTGACGACCGGCATCGGGGCCGTCGTCTACACCGCGGGCGTCGAGCCGGGCTCGAACGTCGTCGTCTTCGGCCTCGGGGGCATCGGCCTCAACGTCGTGCAGGGCGCCCGCATGGTCGGGGCGGACAAGATCGTGGGCGTGGACCTGAACCCCGCCAAGAAGGCGGTCGCCGAGCGTTACGGGATGACCCACTTCGTGAACCCGAACGAGGTCGAGGGGGACCTGGTTCCCTACCTGGTTGACCTGACGGGCGGCGGGGCCGACTACTCCTTCGAGTGCATCGGCAACGTGAACGTGATGCGCCAGGCCCTCGAGTGCGCCCACAAGGGCTGGGGGCAGTCGGTCATCATCGGGGTTGCGGGTTCTGGGGAGGAGATCTCCACGCGCCCCTTCCAGCTCGTGACGGGCAGGACGTGGAAAGGAAGCGCGTTCGGGGGAGCCAGGGGCCGCACGGACGTGCCGAAGATCGTGGACTGGTACATGGAGGGCAAGATCGAGGTGGACTCCATGATCACGCACACCATGCCCCTCAAAGAGATCAACACGGCCTTCGACCTTATGCACAGCGGCGAGTCCATCCGCAGCGTCGTGACGTTCTAG
- a CDS encoding Rieske (2Fe-2S) protein — protein MAKRREEHVVGDLSDFPEGIHKVVKAGRREVGIFNISGELYGLPNLCPHQTGPLCAGVKPTTGALVSRKENDWRFEWVHEGEVVACPWHGLEYHVPTGRCLAYPNVKLRSYEVVVEDGKVKVRL, from the coding sequence GTGGCGAAGAGGCGCGAGGAGCACGTCGTGGGAGACCTTTCGGACTTCCCCGAGGGCATCCACAAGGTGGTCAAAGCCGGGCGGCGCGAGGTCGGGATCTTTAATATCAGTGGCGAGCTCTACGGCCTGCCCAACCTTTGCCCCCACCAGACGGGGCCGCTGTGCGCCGGCGTGAAGCCGACGACCGGCGCCCTCGTCTCCCGCAAGGAGAACGACTGGAGGTTCGAGTGGGTCCACGAGGGCGAGGTCGTGGCCTGCCCCTGGCACGGCCTGGAATACCACGTCCCAACCGGCCGCTGCCTCGCCTACCCGAACGTCAAGCTCCGCTCCTACGAGGTCGTCGTCGAGGACGGAAAGGTGAAGGTCCGGCTCTAG
- a CDS encoding proline iminopeptidase-family hydrolase — MAGEGTLRFGGNRIWYRVVGDPADSRARKLPVLALHGGPGLPHDSLEPLEDLARGGRPVVFYDQLGCGNSTRSGGPGPWSVGAFLGELAVVRSELGLDEVHLLGHSWGGLLAMEHVLEAEKPPAGLILVGAVVSGKTMLECRQGFYDGLPRDAREAIRKHEAAGTFEDPEYGEAMDLFYRRHACRLDPWPNWLNRALSKMDVEANTAMWGPPNAPQPGPLRAWDLRPRLGGINVPTLVAAGRYDGMAAGQERDIHAGIPNSELAIFEQSSHYPFAEEPERFLDTLEGFLARSESQTKP; from the coding sequence ATGGCGGGCGAAGGCACGCTTCGTTTCGGGGGAAACAGGATCTGGTATCGGGTGGTTGGGGATCCGGCAGATTCCCGGGCGCGCAAGCTCCCGGTGCTCGCGCTCCACGGGGGACCGGGCCTGCCCCACGACAGCCTGGAGCCCCTGGAGGACCTGGCGCGCGGGGGGCGTCCTGTCGTGTTCTACGACCAGCTCGGCTGCGGCAACTCGACCCGTTCGGGAGGCCCCGGTCCTTGGAGCGTGGGTGCCTTCCTGGGGGAGCTCGCGGTGGTCCGGAGCGAGCTCGGGCTGGACGAAGTCCACCTGTTGGGCCACTCGTGGGGCGGCCTGCTCGCCATGGAGCACGTCCTGGAGGCGGAGAAACCTCCGGCGGGCCTGATCCTGGTAGGCGCCGTCGTGAGCGGGAAAACGATGCTCGAATGCCGGCAGGGCTTCTACGACGGCTTGCCCCGGGACGCGCGGGAAGCAATCCGCAAACACGAGGCGGCCGGCACGTTCGAAGACCCCGAGTACGGGGAGGCGATGGACCTCTTCTACCGGCGCCACGCCTGTCGCCTCGACCCGTGGCCCAACTGGCTGAACCGGGCGCTCTCGAAGATGGACGTGGAGGCGAATACCGCCATGTGGGGCCCACCGAACGCGCCACAGCCAGGCCCGCTCCGCGCGTGGGACCTGCGCCCTCGCCTCGGAGGTATAAACGTACCCACGCTCGTGGCCGCCGGCCGTTACGACGGCATGGCCGCGGGCCAGGAGCGCGACATCCACGCGGGCATACCGAACTCCGAGCTCGCGATCTTCGAGCAAAGCTCTCACTACCCCTTCGCCGAGGAACCCGAACGCTTCCTCGACACGCTAGAAGGCTTCCTCGCCCGCTCGGAGAGCCAGACGAAACCGTAA
- a CDS encoding UxaA family hydrolase has translation MTGTGQTFGFDEVGRLPAPGDNVAIATRRLEAGTRVERGGSEFVIPHTVLEGHRFAVEEIPDGGELLSWGLPFGRALSGISPGDYACNEKILRVLRERFAALPNRREGEDPEGTSDQGGGRVPGGYKKNGLDLPDRPNFRDAELEPYVLDEENFRPGEQVPLHDEPRTFMGYRRGWGRGVGTRNYVVVLGVNSRLTGFVRALEWEMNGVSDAYENVSGIVCVAHTEGGEGRTPNNFDLLLRTLSGFMVNPNVGAVLAIDGGDEGAVANAALRRYAEENGYPLDDVPHEFMSLEGSFRADLERAKSRVMNWMEQVNALRRTEEPLSELKVGLQCGGSDAFSGVSANPLVGWVSREVVRNGGAANLAETDELIGAERYVLKNVKDAGTAKSFLGAVERFKERVGWHGHTAEDNPSGGNNFRGLYNISIKSIGAARKKDPDVRLDHVIEYAERMDGGGFYFMDSPGNDLESVAGQVASGANMIFFTTGNGSITNFPFVPTIKVVTTTGRYQLLSKDMDVNAGAYLDGTPMDGLGREMFERTIEAACGEKTVGERAGHAQVSIWRDWKQTGPEHLEELENAPEPDGEPLPVRNNVPDADFSFEAIATDRGPATDQVALVMPTSLCSGQIARRIANRLNGRGAGFAGDKVTRFVALPHTEGCGVSAGSAEAIYSRTVLGYLANPTVRLALLLEHGCEKTHNDYFENRLAERGLDPDRFGWASVQLDGGIESVVEKVESWFAENLKASGAIEYETAGPGALRLGLYAAGPLPDEAARSLAETTLAVVGAGGTVVVPQTAAVLGSEVYLDAVFGGRTVKNTLAYGQAFREPGFHVMEAPTDHWIETATGLGATGVELMLAHVAGRPLQAHRMIPLVQVSSDPETIRNHADDLDTLLDGDPDAWTEKTLRTVSEVASREYTPKLLAANNTDFQFTRGLLGVSM, from the coding sequence ATGACGGGGACCGGGCAAACCTTCGGCTTTGATGAGGTGGGCCGCCTTCCGGCGCCGGGGGACAACGTCGCCATAGCCACCCGTCGCCTGGAGGCCGGGACGCGGGTGGAGCGCGGGGGATCGGAGTTCGTCATTCCTCATACCGTCCTCGAAGGGCACCGCTTTGCGGTCGAGGAGATCCCGGACGGAGGAGAACTCCTCTCCTGGGGTTTGCCATTCGGGCGCGCGTTGTCGGGCATATCTCCGGGCGACTACGCCTGCAACGAGAAGATCCTGCGCGTGCTCCGCGAACGGTTCGCCGCACTCCCGAACCGCCGCGAAGGGGAAGATCCCGAAGGCACCTCCGACCAGGGCGGGGGAAGGGTGCCCGGAGGCTACAAGAAGAACGGCCTCGACCTTCCCGATAGACCAAATTTTCGGGACGCCGAACTGGAACCGTACGTCCTGGACGAAGAGAACTTCCGGCCCGGCGAGCAGGTGCCGCTACACGACGAGCCCCGCACTTTCATGGGCTACCGGCGCGGCTGGGGTCGTGGCGTCGGCACGCGCAACTACGTGGTAGTGCTCGGCGTCAACTCGCGGCTCACGGGCTTCGTGCGGGCGCTCGAGTGGGAGATGAACGGCGTGTCGGACGCCTACGAGAACGTGAGCGGCATCGTCTGCGTCGCCCACACCGAGGGGGGAGAGGGCCGGACGCCCAACAACTTCGACCTTTTGCTGCGCACCCTGAGCGGCTTCATGGTCAACCCGAACGTGGGGGCCGTGCTCGCCATCGACGGCGGCGACGAGGGTGCCGTCGCGAACGCGGCGCTCCGCCGCTACGCCGAAGAGAACGGCTACCCGCTGGACGACGTGCCGCACGAGTTCATGAGCCTGGAGGGGAGCTTTCGGGCCGATCTTGAGCGGGCAAAGTCTCGAGTAATGAATTGGATGGAGCAAGTCAACGCGCTTCGGCGGACGGAGGAGCCGCTCTCCGAGCTGAAGGTTGGGCTCCAGTGTGGCGGTTCGGACGCGTTCTCCGGCGTCTCGGCGAACCCCCTGGTCGGCTGGGTATCGAGGGAGGTAGTGCGCAACGGCGGGGCCGCGAACCTGGCCGAGACGGACGAGCTGATAGGGGCCGAGCGCTACGTCTTGAAGAACGTGAAGGACGCGGGGACGGCGAAGAGTTTCTTGGGGGCGGTCGAGCGGTTCAAGGAGAGAGTCGGTTGGCACGGGCACACGGCCGAGGACAACCCCTCTGGCGGCAACAACTTCCGCGGGCTCTACAACATCTCCATAAAGTCCATCGGGGCGGCCAGAAAGAAGGATCCCGATGTGAGGTTGGACCACGTCATCGAGTACGCGGAGAGGATGGACGGGGGCGGCTTCTACTTCATGGACAGCCCCGGCAACGACCTCGAGAGCGTGGCGGGGCAGGTCGCTTCTGGCGCGAACATGATCTTCTTCACCACCGGCAACGGCTCCATCACCAACTTCCCCTTCGTTCCGACCATAAAAGTGGTGACCACCACCGGCCGCTACCAGCTCCTCTCCAAAGACATGGACGTAAACGCCGGTGCCTACCTCGACGGTACCCCCATGGACGGGCTCGGGCGGGAGATGTTCGAGCGGACCATCGAAGCCGCCTGCGGCGAGAAGACCGTGGGCGAGCGGGCGGGCCACGCCCAGGTCTCCATCTGGCGCGACTGGAAACAGACGGGGCCCGAACACCTGGAAGAGTTGGAGAACGCCCCCGAGCCCGACGGCGAGCCGTTGCCCGTGCGTAACAATGTTCCGGACGCGGACTTCTCCTTCGAGGCGATAGCGACGGATCGGGGCCCCGCAACAGACCAGGTCGCGCTCGTGATGCCGACGAGCCTGTGCTCGGGCCAGATCGCCCGCCGCATAGCCAACCGCCTGAACGGGCGCGGCGCGGGCTTCGCCGGGGACAAGGTGACCCGCTTCGTCGCCCTCCCGCACACCGAGGGCTGCGGCGTCTCCGCGGGCTCGGCCGAGGCCATCTACTCCCGAACCGTCCTCGGCTACCTCGCCAACCCGACCGTCAGGCTCGCCCTCCTTCTGGAGCACGGCTGCGAGAAGACCCACAACGACTACTTCGAGAACCGCCTCGCCGAGCGCGGCCTCGACCCTGACCGCTTCGGCTGGGCCAGCGTCCAGCTGGACGGCGGCATCGAAAGCGTGGTGGAGAAGGTGGAGTCCTGGTTCGCGGAGAACCTAAAGGCTTCAGGAGCTATCGAGTACGAGACCGCTGGGCCGGGCGCCCTGCGGCTCGGGCTCTACGCCGCGGGTCCCCTGCCGGACGAGGCGGCGAGGAGCCTCGCCGAGACGACGCTCGCCGTCGTCGGCGCGGGCGGCACGGTGGTCGTCCCCCAGACGGCGGCGGTGCTCGGTTCCGAGGTCTACCTGGACGCCGTTTTTGGGGGCCGCACCGTCAAGAATACCCTGGCTTACGGGCAGGCTTTCCGGGAGCCCGGTTTTCACGTGATGGAGGCGCCGACGGACCATTGGATCGAGACGGCCACGGGGCTCGGGGCGACCGGCGTGGAACTCATGCTGGCGCACGTCGCCGGACGGCCCTTGCAGGCGCACCGCATGATCCCGCTCGTCCAGGTCTCGTCCGATCCCGAGACCATCCGCAACCACGCAGACGACCTGGACACGCTCCTCGACGGAGACCCGGACGCATGGACGGAGAAGACGCTTCGGACCGTCTCCGAGGTCGCCTCCCGCGAGTACACGCCCAAGCTTCTCGCGGCGAACAACACGGACTTCCAGTTCACCCGCGGCCTGCTCGGCGTCTCGATGTAG